DNA sequence from the Diorhabda sublineata isolate icDioSubl1.1 chromosome 6, icDioSubl1.1, whole genome shotgun sequence genome:
TGagattcttttattttcaagGTATAATTTAGAAGTCTCTTCATGGTCATTTGGAACAATCATGAAATTCAAGTGTTTTCGTTGATAAGGGAAAGAAGAaacgtatttttaaaaatatattcaaaggaATTGGGTTTGTATTTTTTAGAAGAATTTGTTGCGAAAGATATATTTGGAAACATCTGTGAGGATTGGATAGTTGTTAAATTTGTTACTTATtcaattaatgaattgaatgtTTTGGTTTTACTTTAGTTCTGTTAACACTACGTACAatcatttgattataaattataatcttATTGTCGCAGACTGTCAATCcttgtttatttttaacacCCTTATTAAACACACTTTTATTagcttattactgttagtatatcccaccacttaATTGCGTTCGTTAGCCGAACGGGCTAAGGTGTCAACCTCTGAATTCGCCGGTCGTGGGTTCAAATTCACAAAACAAAATACATCAGAACAAATGTTATGTCTTATATTcgtcaaaaaaatggaaaaaaatattggagatgtcagtttttttattttccatcactttaaagaaaatgtttcaatattttcaataaacttgtttagattattatattcaattgttCGTTTTGgtatgtaattttcaaaaatatacgaCATTTTCCGGTCTTTTGAACTTAGAtctaatttatatatcaaatgcGTCgccaataataaacaaaatgaaaaataattattgaaagtaTTGATTTACCgatttttatgaacaaaaatagggTGGGCCCTacttttaaacaattttcatattttcaattcgaCTAAaggtaaattttaattttatctaatttaataaaaactgataataaCACTTGAACACtagaaattcaaatgaaaaccaCTGAGGAAACAATGGAATATTACttaatcgaaaattttaatagataaaattaaatacCGATCagaaataatgtatataaatacaAGAAGCCTAAAAAACTGATCATTTAATTGATATACAGTGTAGAAAATAAAGCAGCCATGTTTAAATATCTAGTTGTTCTAATATGCGTTGGGGCTCTTGTATACTGTCAAGATGATGACACTACAGAACCAGAACCAGAAACAACCACACCTGAACCAGAACCAGAAACAACTACACCTGAACCAGAACCAGAAACAACTACACCTGAACCTACTACAATCGAACCAGGTAAGTGAGTCTTCAGAAGTAAATATTCTGGGAAAATTTGGTTTGCTATTTATGTAAATAACAGCATACAAACATGAAcggaaatgccattaaatggtatacagACGGATCAAAAATAGCAGATGGAAAAGGAGTGTACGGGCCCAGAAACACCCTGAAAGCCTGGTGTGTCCGATAGTCAAGCACCATTAgggctctaagctccaatatcatattgaaatgaaacatGTGATTAGCTCGCTAAGCGAAGGCAGACAAGCTCTACATGGGGCCCGAACCCTTCTGTCGTATCAGGTACAGTACGATgtaaaagcactggaaaagaaggtagataagAGCAAAAATAATTATCGGGACAACCTACAGGTACTGAGActtttctgggaaactataaccagagtagatctgctgaatgtatcaacttaaGTAAGAACAATCAGCTAATACTAATaagagttctatcggggcactgtcgcctcaacaaacacctgaagacgctagatctAGAAGATAATGCTGcttgcagattttgttgcatagaggacgaaacctctatccacattctcttgaataaaataaaagttgatgaTGATTCACATTGAAAGAAATCAGTTCTAACGTACTGTTCACAACGTATCTAAAATAACAATTGAGACCTTccaaaatttatatacatttatatacatattactttttattttgatttcaattaggAAAATAGTTTACATtacttttttaacaaaatgaaatgTTCTGATAggaaataatgttttaaatattcagtATCACGAAAGTGAAAGTGAAAGTCTATTTTCCtggtatataaaatattatcagaTTTGCCGTAATATTTAGTTCTACTACATAtttcttttggatttttattttaatacatttattaataaaagcgGGCTGTTCGCCAATTCGAAATGATGTggatattgattgattgattgatttttgaTCCCAGTTAAAATAGTTCTATTcatgaacaatatttttgttactcACTATACGAGGTCTGACTATAAAATAACGAGACTGTGCGCCTAGAAGGCGCCTTAGACGGGTGGGATAAAAaagagtagtgcgttgggtatctaggtATCAATCTCATATTTttctgagtgctataaattgttgcaagaggcctatggggacaattctctatctcgtgcgcgtgtttttgagtggtgtaagcgttTTAGTGAGAGTCGAGAGagtactgaagatgaccagcgcccaggtcgctctgtgactgtttcaactccggaaacagtgatcaaatcaaccaaattgtgcgttcagatcgtcgaatgaacaTCCGGATAATTGCCGAGACTgcaaacgccgataaagaaacggttagaaaagtttttcacgaggaattacacatgacaaaagtctgtgcgaaattggtgccaaaaaatctgaccaAAAGCTTTTGCGTCAACAGATCTGCTCAGATTTcattgaaaggttagaaaaagatctgctttggaCCCGATTTAAgccgatggaagcggtaaagcagaaaacggcagagctcctaatggccctcaccaaagaagacttccaccactgctttgatcaatggaaaaacgtatggaaaggtgtgtggcgatgGTAGGGGAGGATATTGAaagggagcattcgaatgtagagtaatttttataaaaaaaccatttttcgtaaccagtctcgttatttaatagccagacctagtatattttgatatattttcaaagataaattCACGGTAATATACAATCAATGTTGTCCATTCAAATTGTTAACATTGGAGGATAAGTacactttttttattcattcaaaattttttagtgaCATGTCCACCGTACGATCCAAACAACAATACACCAATATATCTGCCGGACCCAGTTTATTGTGGAATATTTTATGAATGCGCGGCTGGTATTGCATACAAATTCGAATGTGCTGGTGGGACTTACTTCAACGCTACAACCAGCAGATGCGACTGGAACGTAGATTGCGGTGATAAAACTACAACTCTGACCCCGCCAACAACTACGTCAACTACTACAGAAGGACCTCAAGAcatataattttgttgaaaCTTCATATTTGAATACgtttaataacaatatattatatattattcacattaaacagaataaaattatttttttttataaactgtatttttGGTGAACGTTAGGGTCAACTCGCGCCCTCGTTCGCGTTCAACggattattaaatttataaacacaaacaCCCGCGCTCGCGTCCCAAAGCTTAATCAACGTCCTATTAAATACTATATGAGTTTCCGACTTGAGCGCAAACGTTGGGATCGACGTCTGAACGCCATACACAGCGTCAGGGGTCAATACATTTCATACGCGAACGACGACGTCTCGTTCACAACAGTAGTCGACAAACAGTGCTAACTGGTAGTCGTGCGATATAAAGTGGACATATGAAGAAGAGGCACCGATTATTTACGAAGAGAAAGGAGGAAGGATGTTTTGAGATTTCGACATTTTATGTTGACGCCAAATTCGTTTACGTTTACGCTGCAACGGCTCGAAATAACTAGAGAAGCGGCGCAAAGCGTTTGAATGGCGTCTACGGTATCCACACTCCAACGTGTTAAAGAGAACACGTGACACGGCGTGACGCTGTACGCGGCCGATGGCGTTTATAGGAGACCATAGCCTAATGGGGGCGTCAGCGCGGGTGCGaaagtaaaaattaatgaatccaCCTTTAGTTCCAGATGACTATAGTTTAGGTCAGGGGTTTTAAACCTTTAGTGCTTTCTAGGTTGAGAATTTTGGCGACTCTTctagtatagttcttccaatatcaattacagaagacagttattcgaggaacaatcaatatttataaaatgaggtatctacgcctatcgtagatcaaacaaaattatcgacggtttttatataagtttttacaATCTACGATTGATATTGGAAGACCTATAAGACATCGCATTGCGGCAACTTTATTGGATTGAGGCAGATCAGCTCATTCAGTATTTAAGCTACCactaaataatcaaaataaccCTGACGCAGTGTGCAACATCCATGGCCACAGAGCTGAAACAGCAGCTGAAACGACAAACTATTTGGCGGCACTCTGTTAGTCCTTTCAGGTGATTTCAGACAAACACTTCCCGTCATTCCACGTTTAGCATACGCTGATGAGATCAATGCTTGCTTAAAATAACCGCCATTGTGTCGTAATGTTGAAAAAGTACAGCTGAAAGTAAATATGCGAGCTCAAATGCTTCAAGATCCATCCGCTGAAACATTCTCAAGACAACTCTTAGATATCGGCAAAGGCGTACCCAGGATCTCAGTTAGGGGGGGCAGCTCATACCCCAGATCGACATTATCCACAACTTATTTGTACCCTAATGTTCTGCGTCGCTGAATGTATCCTCATCActgttttcattttctatagttttatcactgaaaacatgaaaattatgtTATATACTTTACGTTTTGTGCAAGCAtaattatataaactataacATTTATGGATTATTTACGTAAAAATTATCTgctttttcattagtttttgaTTATATGTCAAAAACCCTATGCAAATGTACTTTTTTACATTTAGCGCTTTTTAGGCATGTTCTATGGCAAAACTGATAGCGCCATCATGTTCCGCGGCAAAAAATACACCGAAATCATGTTTCACatgatattttaaacaaaattttgcctcataatatcaaaaatataacaactttgcAAAGCCAAGTTTGGACAATTATTGCGTAGgatctaaaaattaataaaaaaatttgaagtatgGATTTAGAACCGTCATTTCGTCAGCTTTCCAAATATGTAAATAACTTATGGGTTTAGTaacataataatcaaatttcagggcaaaaaccaaaaattttcaaaaaatgttgaactttgtcaatttttttcaaggtcaaaacaAGACCTTGAAGTAATCGGAGTATTTTTCTCGTATTTCTAATTACACAATAGTCCAAGCGGCGACCGCAATGAAAGGGTTAaccaccctatattttattaaattctgaaTATTAGATGAATAATAAACCATTGGTCTGGCGGTCTTCGACGTgtccaaattttgttattttaataaaatttctaatttattttttcgtaaaatcgaTCTACATAACTTGagtataatttttcagtttacgATGGCGTTTTGACTAGATAAATACAGAAATTCAAGTCTGACGTTCTTGTTCTTGACGCAACTGTGTATCAGACAGACCCCAACAAACTTataacaacaacaaattttctatacaaggtataaaaaaaaacgtcaaaatttttatcttttattcctCTTTCAAATAGAATTGTTATGGCACGTGAATACTTGACCAAAATTTTGCGAGACCAAGATTAAGTACGTTCTTCTCTCCTACTTGTTAAACGCgaggtttttatttttcagtctattgatttttttataactttacaATTTTCGAAGCATATTTGACGAAAGATTTCTACAAAagtattattttatctttatattaaaaacgaaaagatggattttgtaagattttttgcaaaattctATCTTAACATTGtgacaaataattttgtaaaggTTAAAAAAGTTTTCTGCAGTATTTAGGTCTCAGTTAACAgttctttttatatttagtaTTTTAGATGAACCAGCAGAATCGGTAACAACGTCAGTTAAATTGGAAGAAGTATTTAGTTCAGCCTAAGAATATTAAATGCACTTAAATAAATCGTGGAATGATCGAGACAGTATATACTTACATTAacaaatttatctttatttgtaTTGACTTTTTGTGAAGATTTATTATATTCGTCAACAACAGATTTTTTTACAGCAACTTTTCAAATGATAACCTGCAGATGTTTGTAATTCAGGTATTAATATTAAATCGCCTTACTTGAAATGATTCtgttttcttatttcaataaataaacaacatCTTTGAAATGTGTTAGTATTAAACGACAATTCTTTCTCCTTGTTAGTAGTGAGATTACAGATaaaacatttcattttcttaatttaataacTGGTTATTTAGATAGATAGACGTTTCTTAGAAACACGCACGtcacattttgataaattaaacaGGTTAAATGGTTGGATGAAGTCAGTTacgttaaaaacaaaaaaacctcgCATTTAACAAGTAGGAGAGAAGAACGTACTTAATCTTGGTTTCGCAAAATTTTGGTCAAGTATTCACGTGCCAGAACAATTCTATTTGAAAGaggaataaaagataaaaatttttacgttttttttataCCTTGTATAGAGAATTTGTTGTTGTTATAAGTTTGTTGGGGACTGTCTGATACACAGTTGCGTCAAGAACAAGAACGTCAGACTTGAATTTCTGTATTTATCTAGTCAAAACGCCATcgtaaactgaaaaattatacttaAGTTATGTAGAtcgattttacgaaaaaataaattagaaattttattaaaataacaaaatttggacACGTCAAAGACCGCCAGACCAATGGTTTATTATTCatctaatattcaaaatttaataaaatatattttagtactTATTCTGTTTAACCACCCTTTCACGGCGGTCGCCGCCGATCCTAAGATTTACGATTTTGGCACAAATGATTTTCCCTTTTTCCCTATGTGCGCCGTGGTGCTTAAAATAATCAATGCCTTACTGACAGCAGGGTAAAAAATGTTGACTTCGTTGAACAGATCAACTACTTCTATGTCCCTTAATTGATCATCTGATAATGCCTTCTTCGCCCGTAAATTATGCGAAAGATTCAGTTTTCCGGTGATATCCAGGTTATGAAATTCTTGGAATGATTCCGCGTTCTTGTGTAAATCTGTAATGCTGGTTTTAGTGATATAAGATCGAATATTCAACGATGAAATGAGTGAATCAATGTATGGTATTATCAGGGAACGCTGCCAATATTCGTTATCATTTTCTGATGGCGGAATACTTCTATGTATTTGCTTATGAGCAAGACGTGGAACCAAAATTTCTATGTTCAAATCTATTGCAACAGCTCGCGCTGTATGAAGCATTTTATTACTTATTCTATCAGGAAACTCGCGGTCATTTCTGAGAATGTACTTGATATTTTTGATGTGTTCGCCCACCGAGATCATGTCGATCGATTTAGTTTGCGGTGCGTtaaatttgacaatcgctcaaaaaaagctcgtgtccaTGAGTGCAAAGAAATACTCAGAAAAATTGGAtcacggtgcttcaaaagacgtctataaggtCCTCGAGTcgtggatctatgcatatgaacccgaatcgaccgtatgggtctttcaagatgagccaaatccaacgAAGGTTGTTCGCGCACAAAGCCAAATTGTCGCCTGtattttcggaataactggacatgtcgccaccatTTTATTAGAGCATTATAAAATGGTCAATTCTGTAGGGTGCACAGGCATTTGTTTATCAGAAGTGTTCGAACAAATCAGGGAAACTAGttgaaacaaaaacgtttttgaacagtcaaaacatcgaagtGATGGATCGTCCGCCGTTATTTGgaacccaatgatttcttcgtATTTTcgcaaatcaaaaattaatttcaaggttaacgtttttctacacctgaagaagcggttgatgcgttcaaatcacatgttttggaggggcctcaatcggaatggaataTATACTTTGACAATTTGTTCAGACGCaagaaaaattgtattgatcttaatagagaatattttgaaaaacttcgTATTGAGAGCCATCCGATGAAAACATGGGAAAGACATAGTTTTTCTgttttgatcgatttttttcggctgcttttgaaaataaatataatcaccGAGGTGACTAACATGAAGCTATTTATGTCTtttgtcaataaataaatttgcaaACAAGTACTTTTATGTGTTTATTAAACTACTACAATGGAAAAAGAtgtattatgaaaattgatttaaaaagaGGTATTATGAAAGTAGGAGCCGTACGGGAAATAACAttagttagattaggttaggttacgttagatTAGGTTacttttggttaggttaggttaggttacgttaggtgtTACGAaagtagaagccgtccgaggtgtaacagatattaaaaataataaaattaattcgtttatcaattatttggacACTTTCACGATATTGACTTTTTAGCACCTGATAAGCACcttattttcttacctcaacAATCAatgtattgtaattattttcattgcgtTGCTAGCATCACGTTTGCCTAGCACCGTAACTTTGAGTATTCCGTTACTATGAAAATCACAGAGCACttaatttttggaattgccGCCTAATTAGCACATAATTAGCATCTAAGTAGAGCCTAATTTTGGCTTTTTCTAAATGCAATTTCCCGACTTTGCATTGCCGGCGAGACGGAGCTAATTAAATTCCAACTTAGAATATGGTATTGCAACTTTAGATATATTATAGCAATGCAAATTTTTACTACAATTAAGGTAAGATGGGGTAAGTGTGTTTACGGGGTAAGTGTGTAATCCAACGTTATTTCTTGAGTGGATTTGAAACTGCTTCTGCCATCTATGAATAACTGAAGACACATATATAAATTCTAGAACTAACATATAAGGCAGCAACAGATACCTTCAGTTGAGgtgaaaattagtattttctgTTATTATGTTAATGTGGTCAAATCATCTAGTTCGTTGCTCTTTTTTCAATCTATAATCATCGGGACAAGTACATTGATTTTAAGCagttttttttactaataaGGTAAGAAATACTGTAGTTTTAACTAGTtaatgttattttctttttatttaggtttttgatatatattttgagCTACTACACACTTGCCTCCTTAAAATATAATACCAGGGAAGTGTGTACTATTTTGAGAGGGTATGTGTGTATGTAGTACACACTTTCCCCAAGAAAGAATTGTATCCAAGGAATATTTCCCTTTTAGGATTGCGAAAGTGTATCAGTCTATactttaacaaataaaatggtTAGGAACTACGTCCGAAAAAGCAAAAGGGCTACCTCCTATACAAAAGAAGATTTACAACGGGCTATGGAAGAAGTGAGGTCTGGAAGAATTACAGCATACAAGGCCAGTCAAAGATTTAAAATTCCTATGATGACCCTGAATTATCGTTTAAGAGGTATTCGAGGGGTAAAGAGCAGTAGTCAAGGTAGGAGTACAGCTATTCCTATTCAGGAAGAAAGAGAACTAGCAGAAGGCTTGAAAACTATGGAAAAATGGGGTTGGAGTCTAAGTCGAGGGGAAGTCCTTAAAATTGTTGGCGATTATGTTAAACGAAACAAATTAAAGACTCCTTTTAAACCAGGATTGCCAGGGGAAGATTGGTTTCTTGGATTTTCGAAACGATATGGTTTGTCCATTAAGAAGCCACAGTCAGTAGAATACGCCCGCAAAAAAAGTTTGGATCCGttcattattaacaaatatttcgaattattgaagaatattctTGATAACTTAGGCTTGCGTGATAAGCCACACCTCATCTGGAACCTTGATGAGTCCGGTTTTTGTATGGATCCATCTAAAACGAAAGTTGTAGGCAAAAGGGGAACAGCAGCTTCTCGTACCACAGCAGGTGCTGGACGAGAAAACATAACGGTTCTAATGGCGGGAAACGCTGCTGGGCATAAGGCACCACCTCTTATCATATTTAAGgttaaaaatatatggaatgaATGGGTTGCTCCCGATGGTCAAGGATTCCCAGGTACAACCTACGCGGCTACAGCTAACGGTTGGATGGAGTcagatattttcttaaaatattttgaaaaaagtttcctAAAAGAAATTGGCGATGCTAGACCAGTGCTATTAATTTATGACGATCATACATCACACGTCGACGAACGCCTTATTGAGTGTGCTTTACAAAATAATGTGACAATATTAAAACTTCCCCCTCATTCTAGTCATTTGCTACAACCGCTCGACCTCAGTGTATTTCGATCCCTTAAATCAAGGTGGGATACCGAAGTTATCGAGTGGCAAAGACATCACCAGGGCCAACGAATTCCTAAGAATCATTTTAGCAAGCTAATAGGAAAGGTTTGGATGGAAACTAACCCCGATATTATAATTAGCGGATTTCGAAAGGGGGGAATATTTCCATATAACTCTGAAGTTATTTCGAAAGAGCACTTTGATCCACTTGCAATGAAACGATGGGAAAAACATCAAAAGGATAACAACAACCGCAATGATATACACGTGAATGACCAAGACCAGGCTGGTCCATCTGTTGATCAACCCAAC
Encoded proteins:
- the LOC130445214 gene encoding proteoglycan 4-like gives rise to the protein MFKYLVVLICVGALVYCQDDDTTEPEPETTTPEPEPETTTPEPEPETTTPEPTTIEPVTCPPYDPNNNTPIYLPDPVYCGIFYECAAGIAYKFECAGGTYFNATTSRCDWNVDCGDKTTTLTPPTTTSTTTEGPQDI
- the LOC130445153 gene encoding uncharacterized protein LOC130445153, with amino-acid sequence MVRNYVRKSKRATSYTKEDLQRAMEEVRSGRITAYKASQRFKIPMMTLNYRLRGIRGVKSSSQGRSTAIPIQEERELAEGLKTMEKWGWSLSRGEVLKIVGDYVKRNKLKTPFKPGLPGEDWFLGFSKRYGLSIKKPQSVEYARKKSLDPFIINKYFELLKNILDNLGLRDKPHLIWNLDESGFCMDPSKTKVVGKRGTAASRTTAGAGRENITVLMAGNAAGHKAPPLIIFKVKNIWNEWVAPDGQGFPGTTYAATANGWMESDIFLKYFEKSFLKEIGDARPVLLIYDDHTSHVDERLIECALQNNVTILKLPPHSSHLLQPLDLSVFRSLKSRWDTEVIEWQRHHQGQRIPKNHFSKLIGKVWMETNPDIIISGFRKGGIFPYNSEVISKEHFDPLAMKRWEKHQKDNNNRNDIHVNDQDQAGPSVDQPNQINRVINENASEGSTTTFEELLLEKVKQHENNNLKKKEQRLQAVWKL